From Nitrospirota bacterium, the proteins below share one genomic window:
- the prsT gene encoding PEP-CTERM system TPR-repeat protein PrsT, whose protein sequence is MYKLYSLLMLLLILFSGCTDKHKTKEQLVNDGIKLVQDKNPRGAIILFKNALEKDQNYFEARFQLARAYTAVGNFEVAEKELQKVRRQNPSSRDVQIEIARVMVHTNRPDDALKELSSYLSDKAIDCDALEIAGWARAMKDDNSAAVMLLNKAVALCGANTVSPALSLATVYVAMGNAPEAEIQLAKVMEKEPENRKALFLLADIQTRRKDGAAALKTLDRIIQANPGDIEALYRKGLLFIESNDFDNALAISKDIIKQSPDWPEGHRLQGFALFFKKQYSDAIAPLQKALLQQPNAGTYYILGLTHYYRNEFEQAINQFQKALDLQPAFTRARVHLALLLLNKKMADEAIKEAKKVLAQDDENALAHNIVGSAYLLKGNNAEGLAELNRALELDPSLADVHIKKGLVAMKRGKSQEAESELAAAVRLKPEARDTRHLLALYYLNHNEPVKAVEVLKKGIQGGPSDAVSYYLMAEAYLRQNNVKEATAFFVKAKEVDPKYDLAYLKLASIFVMQDKHEQAVQELRSLVEHSPDNVQALLLLASLAEANGDEQEARKTYLRAADTKKTDGIVAAARYLQRTNDTGQALKVLNEGISRSPADIGLYEVKGSILLADRKFKDVLAVDDAIERLNPQAGFAYTVNTYIAMGEPAKALEKVRAEIRKHPENPNLSAELTRIHLRMGNRKEAEENAREIIRKDPDSPIGYLTLALAYQNSNEVDKGIEVLRNANKRNDASLAFMLGDLYSIKKNYVLALEQYRKAEKAKSGSDQVLFRKGTILHAMGKKKEAEVEYQKVLRLSPNHAMALNNLAYLYLEENRSLPQALRYATRAFMIAPQDDSIRDTLGYVLLKNNRIDQGLKMLKKASESSPKNPSILYHLALAYKANGDSSKAKENLQKAIALGEFPEDQDAKALLEKIRKNGTS, encoded by the coding sequence ATGTATAAATTATATTCACTTCTTATGCTATTGCTCATCCTGTTTAGCGGTTGTACGGACAAGCATAAGACGAAGGAACAGCTCGTAAATGACGGGATCAAACTAGTCCAGGACAAGAACCCTCGCGGCGCGATCATTCTTTTCAAGAATGCCCTGGAAAAAGACCAAAACTATTTTGAGGCCCGCTTCCAGCTTGCCAGGGCATATACTGCTGTTGGGAATTTTGAGGTGGCGGAAAAGGAGCTCCAAAAGGTACGAAGACAGAATCCCTCCTCCCGGGATGTTCAGATCGAGATCGCCAGGGTCATGGTGCATACCAATCGACCTGATGACGCACTGAAAGAACTCTCCTCCTATCTGAGCGATAAGGCGATTGATTGCGATGCGCTGGAGATAGCGGGATGGGCGCGTGCCATGAAGGATGACAATTCTGCAGCCGTCATGCTGCTTAATAAGGCCGTTGCGCTGTGTGGTGCAAACACTGTTTCACCCGCCCTTTCGCTCGCCACCGTATATGTCGCTATGGGGAACGCGCCGGAGGCGGAAATACAACTGGCAAAGGTCATGGAAAAAGAACCGGAGAATAGAAAGGCGCTTTTTCTGCTTGCCGATATTCAAACACGCCGCAAGGACGGAGCGGCCGCCTTAAAGACGCTGGACCGCATCATTCAGGCCAACCCCGGCGATATTGAAGCGCTGTATCGAAAGGGGCTGCTCTTTATTGAGAGCAATGACTTTGACAATGCCCTTGCCATCTCAAAGGACATAATCAAGCAATCTCCCGATTGGCCGGAAGGCCATCGTCTCCAGGGGTTCGCCCTGTTCTTCAAAAAGCAATATAGCGACGCCATTGCGCCGCTCCAAAAAGCGCTCCTTCAGCAACCGAATGCAGGGACCTATTACATCCTCGGCCTCACTCATTATTACCGGAATGAATTTGAACAAGCGATAAATCAATTCCAAAAAGCCCTTGATCTTCAGCCTGCCTTTACCCGTGCGCGGGTGCACCTCGCATTGCTTCTCTTGAACAAGAAAATGGCGGATGAAGCCATTAAGGAAGCGAAGAAGGTTCTGGCACAGGATGATGAGAACGCCCTGGCGCACAACATTGTCGGCAGCGCGTATTTGCTGAAAGGCAATAATGCGGAAGGGCTTGCGGAACTGAATAGGGCCCTCGAGCTTGACCCTTCTTTAGCGGACGTACATATCAAAAAAGGGCTCGTGGCCATGAAACGGGGAAAGAGCCAGGAGGCCGAGTCGGAACTGGCAGCAGCCGTGCGTCTCAAGCCCGAAGCCCGGGATACGAGGCATCTTCTTGCGCTGTACTACCTGAATCATAATGAACCGGTGAAGGCTGTCGAAGTGCTCAAAAAAGGTATCCAGGGCGGGCCTTCGGATGCGGTTTCGTATTATCTCATGGCAGAAGCCTATCTCCGGCAAAATAACGTAAAAGAGGCCACGGCCTTTTTCGTGAAGGCGAAGGAGGTCGATCCGAAATATGACCTTGCCTATCTCAAGCTTGCGTCAATTTTCGTTATGCAGGATAAGCATGAGCAGGCGGTCCAGGAACTTCGCAGTCTGGTGGAGCATTCACCGGACAATGTACAGGCCCTGCTTCTGCTCGCTTCTCTCGCGGAAGCAAATGGGGACGAACAAGAGGCCCGCAAAACCTATCTCCGGGCGGCTGATACCAAAAAAACAGATGGCATCGTCGCAGCGGCGCGCTATCTGCAAAGAACAAACGATACCGGGCAGGCGCTCAAGGTCCTGAATGAAGGGATCAGCAGATCCCCCGCGGACATCGGCCTCTACGAGGTAAAAGGAAGCATCCTTCTCGCGGACAGGAAATTTAAAGATGTTTTGGCAGTGGATGATGCCATTGAACGTCTCAACCCGCAGGCTGGATTCGCGTATACGGTGAATACGTATATTGCCATGGGAGAGCCTGCCAAGGCGCTGGAGAAGGTGCGGGCAGAGATCAGAAAACATCCCGAAAATCCGAACCTGAGTGCGGAACTCACGCGGATCCATCTCCGTATGGGCAACAGGAAAGAGGCGGAAGAAAACGCCCGCGAGATCATCCGGAAAGATCCGGATTCTCCCATCGGATACCTGACCCTTGCTCTTGCGTATCAGAACAGCAATGAGGTCGATAAGGGAATCGAGGTGCTGAGGAACGCAAACAAGCGAAATGACGCCTCGCTCGCTTTTATGCTCGGGGACCTGTACTCGATCAAGAAAAATTATGTATTGGCCCTGGAACAGTATCGCAAGGCGGAGAAGGCAAAGTCGGGTTCCGACCAGGTTCTTTTCCGGAAGGGGACCATCCTGCATGCCATGGGGAAGAAGAAGGAGGCTGAAGTCGAATACCAGAAGGTGCTCCGGCTGTCCCCCAACCACGCCATGGCGCTGAACAACCTCGCCTATCTCTATTTGGAAGAGAACAGGAGCCTTCCCCAGGCACTTCGGTATGCCACGCGGGCTTTTATGATCGCACCCCAGGATGATTCCATCCGGGACACGCTCGGGTATGTGCTTCTCAAGAACAACAGGATCGACCAGGGATTGAAGATGCTCAAAAAAGCGTCGGAGAGCAGCCCGAAGAATCCCAGTATTTTGTACCATCTGGCCCTCGCGTATAAGGCGAACGGAGACTCGTCCAAAGCCAAGGAGAATCTTCAGAAGGCGATCGCACTCGGGGAATTTCCCGAGGATCAGGATGCAAAAGCGTTGCTGGAAAAGATCAGGAAGAATGGAACGTCATAA
- a CDS encoding polysaccharide biosynthesis/export family protein, producing the protein MKINIFVILLILLFTSSASAADYLIGEGDTLVISVWGEKDLTLPVIVRPDGKISIPTVGEVTAANSTVKDLQTTLTGKIGRIVKNPIVTVMVTGITNNKVYLFGGGVKLGVFALTQRTSLLQLLCQIEDVRKADLKKAYVLRRGEKIKEDFTRLYLQGDMTEDIAIESNDIIYISTNVNKNVYVMGAVNTPKFVEYRDGLTVMEAILEAGGFTKYASQNDTMIYRKDGAREVTISVKMKKLINDGDITQNARLQPGDYIVVKEGIF; encoded by the coding sequence ATGAAAATAAACATATTCGTTATTCTGCTCATACTCTTGTTTACGTCGTCGGCATCGGCAGCGGATTATCTTATCGGGGAAGGGGATACGCTTGTTATATCCGTCTGGGGCGAGAAGGACCTGACCCTCCCGGTGATCGTCCGCCCTGATGGAAAAATCTCGATCCCCACTGTGGGTGAAGTGACAGCCGCTAATTCCACGGTAAAGGACCTTCAAACGACGCTGACCGGAAAGATCGGGAGGATCGTAAAAAATCCCATTGTGACGGTCATGGTCACCGGGATCACGAACAATAAGGTCTATCTGTTCGGAGGAGGCGTAAAGTTAGGCGTATTTGCCCTGACCCAGCGCACGAGTCTCCTCCAGCTTTTGTGCCAGATAGAGGACGTCAGAAAGGCGGACCTGAAAAAAGCCTATGTGCTCAGGCGTGGGGAAAAGATCAAAGAGGATTTTACCAGATTGTATCTTCAGGGAGACATGACGGAAGACATCGCCATAGAATCGAACGACATCATCTATATATCGACAAATGTGAATAAGAACGTTTATGTGATGGGGGCCGTGAATACACCGAAGTTTGTCGAGTATCGTGACGGTCTTACGGTCATGGAAGCGATCCTTGAAGCAGGCGGATTCACGAAATACGCGAGCCAGAACGATACCATGATCTATCGGAAAGATGGCGCTCGTGAGGTCACGATATCCGTCAAGATGAAGAAACTGATCAATGACGGCGACATTACTCAGAACGCCCGGCTTCAGCCGGGTGATTATATTGTTGTCAAGGAAGGCATATTTTAG
- a CDS encoding Wzz/FepE/Etk N-terminal domain-containing protein produces MEQTQELDIKRYLHLILKRRYLFAMTAAFIITAVVIISYFIPPVYEAKTVVSIEKSFLNDVLLKNIGGTQSIDDKATALSTIMKSRTLVLKVISDLGVDLQGKTEAEVEGLIKSTQDKTLITIEFSKSGRKDVDFFTVSFQHRDPRFARDYVNNVVSKYIESNIGSKREESFGANRFLLDQINQHKEKVGKLDAEISVLKRDESIVLYGRYLELQKRRDDLLVQYTEDHPEVIKVQSEIEALKAKYAISQKKLVRASNVINRLTVLERERESSKKIFDELTAAYGKSEVSTQAELQDKAGTFKIVDPAVLPIAPVSPNRFMIMLLGIVGGLAGAAGLIVLLDTFDDSIKNVDAIRSLGVPVLAMIPHIQDPHALIKSRRKDIFLYTLSGLYLVLLGAVIVLEKLGVIAKILHE; encoded by the coding sequence GTGGAACAAACCCAGGAACTGGACATAAAACGCTATCTGCATCTTATTCTGAAACGGCGATACCTTTTCGCGATGACGGCCGCCTTCATCATTACCGCGGTGGTCATCATAAGTTATTTCATACCGCCGGTTTATGAGGCGAAGACCGTCGTTTCCATCGAAAAAAGCTTTTTAAACGATGTCCTTCTTAAAAATATCGGCGGCACGCAGTCGATCGATGATAAAGCCACGGCACTTTCAACGATCATGAAGAGCAGGACCCTGGTTTTAAAAGTGATCAGCGATCTTGGCGTTGATCTGCAGGGGAAGACCGAGGCGGAGGTTGAGGGCCTCATTAAGAGCACGCAGGACAAGACCCTGATCACGATCGAATTCAGCAAATCGGGCAGGAAGGACGTTGATTTTTTCACGGTGTCTTTTCAACACCGGGACCCCCGCTTTGCGCGGGATTACGTGAACAATGTGGTCAGCAAGTATATTGAGTCGAACATCGGCTCCAAGAGAGAGGAATCATTCGGCGCCAACAGGTTTCTCCTTGACCAGATCAACCAGCACAAGGAGAAGGTGGGCAAACTTGACGCAGAGATCTCGGTGCTGAAAAGAGACGAAAGTATTGTCCTGTATGGCAGATATCTTGAATTGCAAAAGCGGCGCGATGATCTTCTCGTCCAGTACACGGAGGACCATCCCGAGGTGATCAAAGTACAATCCGAGATCGAGGCGCTCAAGGCAAAATACGCCATTTCACAGAAAAAACTGGTGCGCGCTTCAAATGTGATCAACCGGCTGACCGTCCTTGAGCGCGAACGCGAATCCAGCAAAAAGATATTTGACGAATTGACAGCGGCCTACGGCAAATCCGAGGTGTCCACGCAGGCAGAGTTGCAGGACAAAGCGGGAACGTTCAAGATCGTGGATCCCGCGGTGCTTCCCATCGCGCCGGTCAGCCCGAACCGCTTTATGATCATGCTGTTGGGGATCGTTGGGGGGCTCGCGGGCGCAGCCGGTCTTATTGTGCTCCTCGATACCTTTGATGATTCCATTAAGAACGTTGATGCGATCAGGAGTTTAGGCGTCCCCGTGCTTGCAATGATCCCGCATATTCAGGACCCCCATGCATTGATCAAGTCGAGGAGAAAAGACATCTTCTTATACACGTTATCCGGGTTGTACCTCGTGCTTCTGGGTGCGGTCATCGTTCTGGAAAAACTGGGAGTGATCGCCAAGATACTGCATGAATAA
- a CDS encoding XrtA-associated tyrosine autokinase, translated as MHPNNPCIITNGNPDSPIAEEYRKLKTVILRMTREEFRNTVMVTSAVSGEGKSLTSANLAIMLAREYGQTVLLVDADLRRPSLHEYLGMGSHVGLADCLEDRIDAGKAMVKTGIQKLSFMSAGKKVENPSELLSSQRMREFLLELKHRYQDRYIIIDTAPILLFAETQAMSMLVDGVLVVVKEGGVSLQGLTQMFEVLKGANVLGMVYNNASTTSLGGKYYEHYQHYYHDDRHGKKQKKR; from the coding sequence ATGCATCCAAACAACCCCTGTATCATCACGAATGGGAATCCTGACTCACCCATTGCCGAAGAATATAGAAAATTGAAAACCGTAATTCTGCGGATGACCAGGGAGGAATTCCGGAATACGGTCATGGTGACCAGCGCGGTAAGCGGCGAGGGGAAAAGCCTGACCAGCGCAAACCTGGCCATCATGCTGGCCAGGGAATACGGACAAACGGTGCTGCTGGTCGATGCCGATCTGAGAAGGCCTTCACTCCATGAGTATCTCGGCATGGGGTCCCACGTCGGACTTGCCGACTGTCTTGAAGACAGGATAGATGCCGGGAAGGCCATGGTGAAGACCGGGATACAAAAACTCTCATTTATGTCGGCGGGGAAAAAAGTGGAGAACCCCAGTGAGCTTCTTTCATCGCAGCGGATGAGGGAGTTCCTGCTGGAGCTGAAGCACCGATACCAGGACCGGTATATCATTATTGATACGGCGCCGATCCTTCTGTTTGCCGAGACCCAGGCCATGAGCATGCTTGTCGACGGGGTCCTCGTTGTCGTAAAAGAGGGCGGTGTTTCTCTGCAGGGCCTTACCCAGATGTTCGAGGTTCTGAAAGGCGCAAACGTGCTGGGGATGGTGTATAACAATGCAAGTACCACGAGCCTGGGGGGGAAGTATTACGAACACTATCAGCACTACTACCATGACGATCGCCATGGGAAAAAACAGAAGAAACGTTGA
- a CDS encoding UpxY family transcription antiterminator has translation MMTQNWYALRVRSRHEFVTSEELGRKDIENFLPSVSRVRQWKDRKKTVDFPLFPGYVFVHLDPLPGAFVNVLKTRGSVSFVSLEPGQPTSVSPEEIASLRAMLMSGEQLDVFPAFKEGTAVRVKQGPLRGTVGILAKREGRQMFLINIDILGRSVGLKISAEDVELA, from the coding sequence ATGATGACTCAAAACTGGTATGCACTCCGGGTACGATCGCGTCATGAATTTGTTACGTCCGAAGAGCTTGGGCGGAAGGACATCGAGAACTTTCTCCCATCCGTTTCAAGAGTGCGTCAATGGAAAGACAGAAAAAAAACCGTGGATTTCCCGCTCTTCCCCGGATATGTGTTTGTTCACCTTGATCCGCTCCCCGGAGCATTTGTGAATGTCTTGAAGACGCGCGGGTCCGTGAGTTTCGTTTCGCTGGAGCCCGGGCAGCCGACTTCCGTGTCACCGGAAGAGATCGCATCTCTCAGGGCAATGCTCATGAGCGGTGAGCAGCTCGATGTTTTCCCGGCATTCAAGGAAGGAACGGCCGTGCGGGTGAAACAGGGCCCGTTGCGCGGCACGGTTGGTATCCTTGCAAAGCGGGAAGGCCGCCAGATGTTCCTTATCAACATCGATATTCTCGGCAGGAGCGTCGGGTTGAAGATCAGCGCCGAGGATGTTGAACTGGCCTGA
- a CDS encoding TIGR03016 family PEP-CTERM system-associated outer membrane protein, whose amino-acid sequence MNLKLSLIWISAIILGAVSIIAPAHVEGSEFRVQPSILLSEEYNDNVLLTTENRYDDYITRTAPSLSGEYLAPKWEWFIAGNYNYLNYEKRTVRNGSYYTLDLMNKNRIMADVLFLEVKDQYSRVSLDVLRDYTQESNFVNQSDRNLLTVHPYLVLKPFSQMSVTTGYFYLDTWYKDPLAIDRTDHIGYADATQELSPRSAVLAGVRHTLDINTIEDYTQDDLYLGLNYEYAENSTVTFKAGNSWFDYAGKGRSSQLFWDAILTQRYPTVTITYETGLRFVPDPLRNLRREDRYLATVRKDVERLSLVVSGGFLEYRNAESKHLENTTYRLTGKLGHAITAKSKLTLDLAAERLDDNQAGTALETYRTGVVFEYVAREKLTLALEYRYTNVYSPDTASDTYDNNRVTVSLRKVF is encoded by the coding sequence GTGAACCTTAAACTATCTCTCATTTGGATCTCGGCGATCATCCTCGGCGCAGTGTCGATCATCGCTCCCGCCCATGTCGAAGGTTCTGAATTCCGGGTGCAGCCGAGCATACTCTTGAGTGAAGAGTATAATGACAATGTTCTTCTGACAACGGAGAACCGGTACGATGATTACATCACCAGGACCGCCCCCTCACTTTCCGGAGAGTATCTGGCGCCCAAATGGGAATGGTTTATCGCTGGTAATTATAATTATCTCAACTATGAAAAAAGGACCGTCCGGAATGGCTCCTATTACACGCTGGATCTTATGAACAAGAACAGGATCATGGCAGATGTTCTTTTTTTGGAGGTGAAGGACCAATACTCGAGAGTATCACTGGATGTTTTGAGAGACTACACGCAGGAAAGTAATTTTGTGAACCAGTCGGACAGGAATCTTCTTACCGTACATCCTTATCTTGTGCTGAAGCCGTTCTCCCAGATGTCCGTTACGACGGGTTATTTCTACCTCGACACCTGGTACAAGGACCCGCTCGCCATAGACCGGACAGATCATATCGGCTATGCCGATGCCACGCAGGAGTTGTCACCGCGGTCAGCCGTGCTCGCCGGCGTCAGGCATACCCTGGATATAAATACGATTGAGGATTACACGCAGGACGATCTGTATCTGGGACTGAATTATGAGTACGCGGAGAATTCCACGGTCACGTTCAAGGCCGGCAACAGCTGGTTCGACTACGCGGGCAAAGGCAGGAGCTCCCAGCTGTTCTGGGATGCCATACTCACGCAGCGGTATCCGACCGTTACCATAACCTATGAGACCGGGTTGCGTTTTGTCCCGGACCCCCTTCGCAATCTGCGACGGGAGGACCGGTATCTCGCGACTGTCAGAAAAGATGTCGAGCGGTTGTCCCTGGTTGTTTCCGGAGGATTCCTGGAATATCGCAATGCGGAAAGCAAACACCTGGAAAACACGACGTACCGGCTGACAGGAAAGCTCGGTCATGCCATAACGGCGAAATCAAAGCTCACGCTCGATCTCGCAGCGGAGCGGCTGGACGATAATCAAGCGGGCACGGCCCTGGAAACATATCGCACCGGGGTGGTGTTTGAATATGTAGCCAGGGAAAAGCTGACACTGGCCCTTGAGTACCGGTATACGAATGTCTATTCGCCGGATACTGCTTCGGATACCTACGATAACAACCGGGTCACCGTGTCATTGCGGAAGGTTTTTTAA
- a CDS encoding sugar transferase, protein MKIPARKKKQVILPQSSEMPGDDEYSCYEEDFFLEFLIFERRRSERSGRPFLVMTMEFTRILDLESRRESVRWAMQTLSVLTRDTDIKGWYKNPMVLGVIFTEMNSLETETLQKKINESLSARLSAEQLDDIQLSFHRFPEDGKPNKPGGPISFTFYPEYPKKERSHKNALKMKRMIDVLGGIVGLLIYSPFFLLIPLCIKLTSRGPVLFRQERIGQYGKKFIFLKFRSMFADNDEEVHKQYVQDLIAGKVSGETGDKGVKQKVYKITNDKRVTPLGNILRKTSLDELPQFINVLKGEMSLVGPRPPIPYELEKYDTWHRRRVLEVKPGITGLWQVTGRSSTTFDEMVRIDLQYATNWSIWFDVKILLKTTWIVIAGKGAY, encoded by the coding sequence ATGAAAATCCCAGCGCGTAAGAAAAAGCAGGTCATTCTTCCTCAAAGCTCCGAGATGCCCGGTGATGACGAATACAGCTGCTATGAAGAAGATTTCTTTCTGGAGTTTCTTATATTCGAGCGAAGACGGAGCGAACGCTCGGGAAGGCCGTTTCTGGTGATGACCATGGAATTTACCAGGATCCTCGATCTGGAGAGCAGGCGTGAATCCGTCAGGTGGGCAATGCAGACGTTGTCGGTGCTTACCCGGGATACCGATATCAAGGGATGGTACAAAAACCCTATGGTTCTGGGCGTTATCTTTACTGAAATGAACAGCCTTGAAACGGAAACTTTACAGAAAAAGATCAACGAAAGTCTCTCCGCCCGGCTGTCGGCCGAACAACTCGATGACATACAATTATCTTTTCATCGGTTTCCCGAGGATGGAAAGCCGAACAAACCGGGTGGCCCGATAAGCTTCACGTTCTATCCTGAATACCCCAAAAAAGAACGGTCCCATAAAAACGCGCTCAAGATGAAACGGATGATCGACGTTCTCGGCGGTATTGTCGGTCTCCTGATCTATTCTCCCTTTTTCCTGTTGATCCCGCTCTGTATTAAACTGACTTCACGAGGGCCGGTTCTGTTCAGGCAGGAGAGGATCGGACAATACGGAAAAAAATTCATCTTTCTCAAATTCAGGAGCATGTTTGCCGACAATGACGAGGAAGTTCACAAACAATATGTCCAGGACCTGATCGCCGGAAAGGTGTCAGGCGAAACCGGCGATAAAGGCGTCAAGCAAAAAGTGTACAAGATCACGAACGACAAAAGGGTGACTCCTCTCGGGAATATCCTGCGGAAGACAAGTCTGGATGAGCTTCCTCAGTTTATCAATGTGCTGAAAGGAGAAATGTCCCTGGTCGGGCCGAGACCTCCCATTCCGTATGAACTCGAAAAGTATGATACATGGCACCGGCGCCGCGTCCTGGAGGTCAAACCGGGAATCACCGGGTTATGGCAGGTCACCGGGCGAAGTTCAACAACATTTGACGAGATGGTGCGCATCGACCTCCAGTACGCGACAAACTGGTCAATATGGTTTGATGTGAAGATACTTCTGAAGACCACGTGGATCGTTATAGCGGGGAAGGGCGCGTACTAA
- a CDS encoding Gfo/Idh/MocA family oxidoreductase, with translation MINIGIIGYGYWGPNIVRNFSGIEGARVATICDGNQLSLNRARKSYPNSTVTHDCSDVLNSTEIDAVAVITPVSTHFELAKRALENGKHVFVEKPFTATAAQAEELIALAERKKLTIMVDHTFLFTGAVKKIKQHIEKKTLGDLYYYDSVRVNLGLFQHDVNVIWDLAAHDFAIMDYLVEERPIAVSACGKAHVSEMEDTAYVTLQFKNQMIAHFNLNWLSPVKVRTTRIGGEKKMLVWNDLEADEKIKIYDKGVEVKSKEATYKMLVNYRSGDMHAPRVEQVEALKMETEYFVQCVENSETPINDGHAGLRVVKMLEACNKSLKMHGQQVML, from the coding sequence ATGATCAACATAGGAATCATAGGATACGGTTACTGGGGACCGAACATCGTGCGGAATTTCAGCGGAATTGAGGGGGCACGGGTCGCTACGATATGCGATGGGAACCAGCTGTCCCTGAACCGGGCGCGGAAATCCTATCCGAACAGCACGGTAACGCATGACTGCAGCGACGTCCTGAACTCGACCGAGATCGACGCCGTGGCCGTCATCACGCCGGTGTCGACCCATTTTGAACTGGCCAAAAGGGCGCTCGAAAACGGAAAACACGTGTTCGTGGAAAAACCCTTCACCGCGACGGCGGCGCAGGCCGAGGAATTGATCGCGCTGGCGGAGCGGAAAAAGCTGACCATCATGGTGGACCACACCTTCCTGTTTACCGGCGCGGTAAAAAAGATCAAACAGCATATTGAAAAGAAAACACTGGGGGACCTCTACTATTACGATTCCGTCCGGGTGAATTTGGGGCTGTTCCAGCATGATGTGAACGTGATATGGGACCTCGCGGCCCATGATTTCGCCATCATGGACTATCTTGTCGAGGAGCGGCCCATTGCCGTGTCGGCCTGCGGCAAGGCGCATGTAAGCGAGATGGAGGATACCGCATATGTAACGCTCCAGTTCAAGAACCAGATGATCGCCCATTTCAACCTGAACTGGCTGTCCCCGGTCAAGGTAAGGACCACCCGCATCGGCGGCGAGAAAAAAATGCTGGTATGGAACGACCTTGAGGCGGACGAAAAGATCAAGATCTACGACAAGGGCGTGGAAGTGAAGAGCAAGGAGGCGACCTATAAGATGCTCGTCAATTATCGCTCCGGCGATATGCACGCGCCGCGGGTAGAGCAGGTAGAGGCTCTCAAGATGGAAACAGAGTATTTTGTGCAGTGCGTGGAGAATAGCGAGACGCCGATCAATGATGGACATGCGGGCTTGCGGGTGGTGAAAATGCTTGAGGCCTGCAATAAATCGCTCAAAATGCACGGACAACAGGTGATGCTATGA
- a CDS encoding N-acetyltransferase: MKFVSIADDVKLGKDVKLANFVNLYGCTIDDNTKIGTFVEVQKNAFIGKNCKIQSHTFICEGVTIEDEVFIGHGVTFINDTFPRATTTKGGLQTEADWRVEPTLVKKGATVGSGATILSKVTIGENAIVGAGSVVTKDVPPNTIVAGNPAKVVRKIE, from the coding sequence ATGAAGTTTGTCTCTATCGCGGACGATGTAAAGCTCGGGAAGGACGTAAAGCTTGCCAACTTTGTGAACCTGTACGGGTGCACCATCGATGACAATACCAAGATCGGCACGTTTGTCGAGGTGCAGAAGAATGCGTTCATCGGCAAGAACTGCAAGATCCAGAGCCACACGTTCATCTGCGAAGGCGTGACCATCGAGGACGAGGTATTCATCGGCCATGGAGTGACGTTCATCAATGATACCTTCCCCCGCGCGACCACTACCAAGGGCGGGCTCCAGACAGAGGCTGATTGGCGGGTGGAACCGACGCTGGTAAAAAAAGGCGCGACAGTCGGATCAGGGGCGACCATTTTGAGCAAGGTGACGATCGGCGAGAACGCCATTGTAGGGGCGGGAAGCGTGGTGACAAAGGATGTTCCGCCGAACACCATTGTCGCGGGAAATCCGGCGAAGGTGGTGAGGAAGATAGAGTAA
- a CDS encoding four helix bundle protein encodes MENKEFAKALEKRTREFAVKIIRLSAKLPNTAEAKVIKNQITKSGTSIGANYREANRSRSKADFKSKIRICESEASETQYWLEVIVDANMLRVEDVNAEYVECGELLAIFTKIAKTLSL; translated from the coding sequence ATGGAGAATAAAGAGTTTGCAAAAGCGTTGGAAAAAAGAACGAGGGAATTTGCTGTTAAAATAATTCGTTTGTCTGCCAAGCTGCCAAACACTGCTGAAGCAAAGGTCATAAAAAATCAAATCACTAAATCTGGAACATCTATTGGCGCTAATTACCGTGAGGCCAACCGTTCCAGAAGCAAGGCGGATTTTAAGAGTAAGATCAGAATTTGTGAAAGTGAAGCCAGCGAAACGCAATATTGGCTGGAAGTCATTGTCGATGCAAACATGCTTCGTGTGGAAGATGTGAATGCAGAATATGTCGAATGTGGAGAATTACTCGCTATTTTTACAAAGATCGCCAAAACGCTTTCACTTTAG